A region of the Arenibacter antarcticus genome:
GCCCTCATTTCAGAATGTGATCAGTATAATTCCATTTGAAAAAGTGTTGGAATATGAAATGGAGAGTTTCGCCCCGGATTGGTATATAGGTATTTCTGTAGCGGAGCTGAACAAACTGAAGTTTTCGCGTTTGAAAGAATTTAGAAATAAATTGGTTTTGTTACAGCCTGTAACGTTTTGTAAACAAACCCATATGAACATTCATAGGCTTTTAAGATGTGTAGATCATAACATCGTCTTGAGCAAGCTACCGGAATCGGAGCAGGGAAGTAAAAAGGATAGGATGTACCCCATTTCTGAGCTTTATGAATTATTTGAAGGTTTTGAGGGTATTTTGGATAATACCAAACGAGTGATGGGACAATGTTCCGTTAGGTTCAATTTTGATGAAGAGCGGGAAAATCAAAACCAAACCACCTATTTAGATTCCAGCGGGGAAGATTTCGACTTATTGCTTGCCTTGGTAAACGAGCGAAAGCATACAAGGTATAAAGTTTTGACCAAACAAATAACCGATCGAATAAAACGAGAGTTGGACGCCATTCAACAAATGGATTTTGTATCCTATTTCCTTATTAATTATGATATTCTACAATACGCTATTAAAAATGATTACCCCTATATAGGTAGGGGAAGCGGTGCCAATAGCGTAGTGGCCTATATACTTGGTATCACCAATGTTGATCCGATAGAACTGGATCTTTATTTCGAACGCTTTATCAATTCGTATCGTTCTTCCCCGCCAGACTTTGACATTGATTTTTCTTGGAAGGACAGGGACGACGTTACCCGCTATATTTTTGAACGTTTTCCCTATACCGCCCTAATGGGAACGTATGTTACTTTTCAGTATCGAGCGGTGGTACGGGAATTGGGGAAAGTATTTGGGTTGCCGAAAGCGGAGATAGATGATTTTCTAAAAGGAAATAATCTGCATAGTAAGAACGACCATTATTTTAAGTTGGTCGCGAAATATGGACAGCTGATCCATGGTTTTCCAAATTACCTGAGTGTGCATTCAGGGGGGATAGTCATCACCAAACAGCCCGTACAGGCCTATTGTGCGACTTTTATGCCCCCAAAAGGATTTCAGACCTTACAGATAGATATGCATATTGCGGAGAAGGTAGGAATATTCAAATTTGATATCTTGGCCCAACGTGGACTTTCTAAAATTAAGGATGCAATAGAACTGGTAAGGACGAACCAGCCAAATGCCAAATTAAAGGATCTAAATGATACGGATTTTTTTAAAAACGATCCTGCCATAAATAATTTATTAAAAACGGGGGATTGCATGGGTGTTTTTTATGTAGAATCCCCAGCTATGCGCACTTTGATGACGCGCTTACAAACACAGGGTTATCTAGGGCTGGTAGCAGCGAGCTCTATTATTAGACCAGGGGTGACCAATGGTGGGATGAAGAATGCCTATATAGAAAGACATCGTTTTCCGGAGAAAAGGACAGAGGCCCATCCCGTGCTTTTAGCGATTATGGCAGATACCTATGGAGTAATGGTCTATCAAGAGGATGTGCTTAAGGTAGCGCATTATTTTGCTGGCCTTAGCCTTGCGGAAGCGGATGTATTGCGAAGAGGGATGAGTGGAAAAGGTAGGAGCAAGGAGCAGTTTGATGCCTTGGAAAAAAAATTCTATGAGAACTGTAAGGATAAGGGATATGAACCTAAGGTGATAGTAGAGGTCTGGGACCAGATAAAAGCGTTTGCAGGATATGCTTTTGCCAAAGGCCATTCTGCTTCTTATGCGGTAGAAAGTTATCAAAGCTTATATTTAAAAAAATATTTCCCGTTGGAATTTATGACCTCCGTTCTCAATAACGGCGGCGGTTTTTATAACTACGATACTTATATCAATGAAATATTACGCTGTGGAGGAATGGTCGAAAACCCATGCATCAACCATAGTGATCATGGCAATACCATAAAAGGTAAAACTGTTTATCTGGGATTTGGCATTGTGAAGAATCTTGAGCACAGATGTATCCAACGGATCTTAAATGAACGACAATTGTACGGGGATTTTAAAGATTTCAATGATTTTTTAGAGCGTTGTAGAATAGGTCTGGAGCAACTTATGTTATTGATACGCATCAACGCATTTAGACTCTTTGAACCGAACAAACAAAGATTGATGTGGAACGCCCATATGGATGAAAATTCTATCAGAAGCAAGAGCCCACAACCACAGTTGTTTAAACCTAAAAGAATAAATTACAATTTACCCGTGTTAAAGGGCGATTCAATTATAGATGCCTATGACAATCTGGAATTAATGGGATTTACACTGCAAAATAATTTTTCATTGATCCGCCCTGGCAAATATCCCATAACCTTGGAAAAGGATTTTAAGCACAATGTGGGCAAAAGGATTACTATTGTGGGAAAACTTGTTACCTCTAAAACCACGAAGACGTCCAAGGGAGACCATATGGCATTTTCCACATTTTTGGATCTAGAAGGAATATGTTTTGACAGCGTACAATTTCCTAAAATTAGGGCCAAATACGCTCTGAAAGGAATTGGGATATATTGGATCAAAGGTATGGTCACAGAAGATTTAGGGTATTATGCAATTACCACGGAAGAGCTTTATAGGGTACCTGTAATTCCAGACCCTCGATATTCTGAAGAACAAAAAACCCAAAAGAATATTTAGTTTAGTATCGAGATACCTAGGAACTTTGTGTTTTTCTGAAAGTGGCCGTATTAGTTCACTCGGTATTTCATATTTTTCTTATTTAAAAACAAAGAAAAACCTCCGATGGAGAGGTTTTTCATATTACAAAAGACCTATCATTATTCCTTTAAGAACGAAATCAAAATCTCGTTCAGTTCATCGGCATGGGTAACGTTCAGTCCGTGCGGGGCACCTTCGATAACCTCATAACGATTGTCTGTAATACCCTCCGCTGCCTGCTTGCCAGAAGTTTTTATCGGTACGGTTTGGTCCGCATCGCCATGTACAATGAGCGTTGGTACGTTTACGTTTTTGAGTTCTGGTCTAAAATCGGTATCCATCCAGGCCAATGCTGTTTCAATGGTCGCTCTTGGGGAGGCGAAAGAAGCCACAATAAAATCGTAATCTAGTTGGGCTTGACTCACCTTGTCCTTATTATCCTCGAAGTTGTAGAATCCTTTACTGAATTCTTTCAAAAAGCCCACCCGGTCGGATTGCAGGTTATCAATAATTCCGTTTAAAGCGTCCTGCGGTACACCATCGGGATTGTCATCTTTCTTCTTGACCAAGGGAATTATCGAACTTATCAATGCAACTTTCGCAATGCGGTCGGTTCCGAAATTGGTCAGATAGCGAACTACTTCGCCACCCCCCATGGAAAAGCCTACTAAAACGCAATCCTTTAAATCCAATTCCTTAATTATAGAATTAAGGTCGCTCGCCAAGGCCGAGTAGTCATACGGCCCCCATGGCGACGAGGAAGTTCCGAATCCTCTTCTGTCATAGGCAATACAACGAAATCCTTCTTCTACGATTTTCCAAACTTGTTGTTCCCATGACTTGTGACTCAGGGGCCAGCCGTGAATCAGAATCACAGGTTGGCCTTCGCCATAGTCCTCATAAAATATATCGACTTGTTCTTTTGCGTTGGTATTTGTTATAAAAGGCATTTGCTTTGTTTTAGGTTAAAATTCTATCGAGATTATCCCTATAGAATAAAATTACTGCACCGAATCGACCTGTGTATCATGTTGAACCCGCAAGTCATGGTCAACCATATTGCATTAAGCTATCATGTTCCCCTGACCAGGCCGGCATATTTGCGTGCTTTTGCTATCGCTTTCTGCTATGCTTGGCTTCGTACCCTATTGTAACTTCCACAGGGTCATTTCACTTTTATTGATTGTGTCAGCAACTGAAATAAATAATGTAAAATTGTCATTACTGAAGGGTACTTAATATTCGTTACGGCTGTTTCTCAAATTTATCTTCTAAAATAGTCGCATATTGAAGCTGCTGTTAATCCTAAACATTAAAAAGCTATCACAAAAAGATTAGTATTCGAAAAAATTAGCTCTAGTGAGACATGAAAATTTACATTTTGAAGAAAATTCAAATTTGTTCTACATTTTTCGTATCTTTTTAAAATGATAGATGCAACTTAAACTGCATTTAATTAGCTCCTTATGGTTCAAAAATGGTTTAAGACCACTTTTATTCCATTTTTTAATGACAATGTTCCAGTCATGTATTTTGTTTCAGCATTTTCTAAAACAAGTTATTAAGCACCCCCATAGCTTTTAATTGCAAATGGATTTAAGAGGAGTTTATCCTTTGTAAATCAAAATGATTTTCTTGTGTTTTTTGTGATGTAGTTCACTTAAAATCAATTGGCCTTCATTTAAAACCATAGGGAAAATTATCTATTCCAAAATGGTTTTTAAGTTGTTTTATACTGGTGTAACTGAAAGATAAAAAATGTTTGCGTTCACAACATTTCCGAATTATCGCCAGCTCGATCAGATGGATTGCGGTCCCACTTGTCTTAAAATTATCGCCAAACATTACGGTAGGGAGCTTAGGCTGGATTATCTGAGAAGAATCTCAAGTTTAGAAAATGAAGGAGTGTCCATGTCCGGACTTTCCGATGCTATGGTAACGATTGGGTTGGATGCCATTGGAATACGGACTAATTTAAAAGAGTTAGTGAACGATGTTCCTCTGCCAGCTGTTGCACACTGGGAAAACAATCATTTTCTGGTGGTTTACAAAACGACCAAAAAGTCCATATATGTTTCTGATCCCGCAATAGGACTGGCCAGGTACGGATATACAGAATTTATGGAGAAATGGGCTTCCAAAAATGGAAAGGGGATTCTCTTATTAGCAGAACCAACACACATTTTCAAGGAATTCAATGATGAAAATGTATCCTATAGCGGCATTGCATTTCTGAAAAGGTATCTTTTACCTTTTAAAGATTATATCGGACAATTATTTCTGGGGATTTTTCTGGCCTCAATAATTCAGTTGTTACTACCTTTTTTAACCCAGAGCCTTGTTGATTATGGTATTGACTATGGAAATCTCAATTTTATCCATTTGATCGTAATCGCCCAAATCTTTCTTTTTCTTACAATATTGGCATCCGAAATTATCCGTGATTGGTTATTGCTGCATATGTCTACCCAAATAAATATTTCGATGGTATCGGATTTCTTGGATAAAATATTGTTGTTGCCAATTGCTTATTTTGATTCCAAATCTACAGGGGATTTTATGCAACGAATTTATGACCATCATCGTATAGATGAATTTTTAGGAGGGCGCTCTCTTTCCATTATTTTTGATTTGTTCAGCATTTTGGTATTTGCAGTTGTTCTGGGATACTTCGATATAGAGATTTTAGTGATTTTTCTTATAGGTACTTCGCTTTTTATGGGTTGGACCTTACTTTACTTAAAAAGAAAAGCTCTATTGGATCATCAGCTCTTTAACTTGAACCGAAGAGAGCAATCCTTGTTGCTACAAATGATTACCGCGGTGCGAGAAATAAGGCTGAACGGATCTGAAAGACGACGAAAATTGGAATGGAAGAAGTTGCAGATTAGATTATATAGCCTGAAAATTAAGATTCTCAGGGCAGATCAGGTCCAGTTAAAGGGAGGATCTCTTTTTAATGAAATGACCAACATATTAATTATTTTTTGGTCGGCCAAAGCTGTAGTTTATGGGGAGATTACACTCGGTGCCATGTTGGCCATTCAATTTATTGTAGGCAGTCTTTCCATTCCTATTGCAAATACGCTGGATTTTATTGTCGGATTGCAACGGGCAACACTTTCCCTAAAACGATTATCCGAAATCCATTCCCAGGAATTGGATATAATGTCCCATGGAGATACCTCTGCTTTGGAACTTGGTGATATTATTATTACCGGTCTGGATTTCCGATATGGGGAAAGAACCGCCCAGAAGGTATTGCACAATATACATGCTACTATACCTAAAAATAGAGTTACAGCTATCGTGGGTCCCAGTGGCTCCGGAAAAACTACACTTTTAAAAATTCTCCTCAAAATTTATCAGCCTAACAATGGTAATATCCTTATTGGAAAGGAGAATTTAAAATATGTAAGTCCAAAAATATGGATAGCGCATTGTGGCGCAGTCCTCCAGGATAGTATGTTGTTCAATGATACTTTGGAGCGAAATATTACTGAATCAAATTCCAATCGGCCTACTAATCGAAAACTTTTGCGAGAAGCTGTGCAAATGGCCAATCTTACCGAATTGGTCGAGAATCTTCCCTTAGGTTATAATACCAGAATAGGGCATTGGGGCAATACTCTTAGTGGAGGTGAGAAACAGCGCATGTTGATTGCTAGGGCAATCTATAATAACCCGGATTATCTTTTCTTTGATGAGGCTACAAGTGCTCTTGACGCCAAAAGCGAAATGATGATTACAAAGAACTTAAAATCATTCTATTCCGGTAAAACTGTAATCCTTGTCGCCCATCGACTATCCACGGTCCGCAATGCAGATCAAATCTTGGTTATGGATAAAGGGAGGATTGTGGAACAGGGTCATCATCATGAATTGTTGAAAAGAAAAGGAAGGTATTATGATCTCATTTCAAATCAACTGTGAGCGCTATGGAAGATAGAGATAATTATCCTTACGAAGAAAATGCCTATATAAAAAGGAAACCCACATGGATGATAAGAAGGGGAATAGCTATGGTGTTCGTTTTTTTCGTTATGGTCATGATGTTTGCTTCCCTTTTCTCCTATAATGAAAGTATAAATACATCTTTGGTATTGACAACAGAAGATCCACCGGTACATTTAAGGGCTAAACAAATCGGAAGAATCCTTGATATTAATAACAGTCCAAATGATATTGTTTCCAAAGGAGATATTTTAGGGGTTTTGGAAAACACGGGAAATGTACAGCATATAATGAAGCTGAAACAGAAGCTAACTTCAGAACAGCCGAAATTTCTAGATTTTGAGCTTTTTAAAAATCAGTTCCCTACTCATTTAAACCTTGGGAATCAAATTAGACCCCTTTACAACGATTTTTTAAATGCCTATCGTGATTTATTATTGTATCAGAATCTAAATGATGAAGAACTGAAAGAGTCTGAGCTTGAACAGCGATATCAAGGTCAGAACAATACAATAGAGAATAAGCGATATGAAATTCAAGTGCTTCAACGGGACCTAGAGATTTCCAGAACTGATTATGAACGCTATAATGGGTTATTTGAAAAAGGAGTGATATCTCTGCAGGAATTGGAGCGGACCGAAAAACTTTATTTAAACGTTCAAAGGCAATTTTCGAATCTAATTCAAGAATTATCCCAACTCCAAATAGAACAATCCTGGCTAAAGAACAATCTTTTATTGTTTCAAAATTCTAAGAGCAAAAATAACAGCGCCCACACGTCTAAATTGGAATCTGAAAAACAGGAATTATTGGCTGTATTAAAAGAATGGGAGGACATGTACTTATTAAGAAGTCCTATTTCTGGTCGTGTTTCTTTTTTAGATGTTTGGGCCAAACACCAGAATATAGAGGAAGGGCAAGTGATTTTTACTATCGTTCCTATGGATAAGCAAAAGTTATTGGGAAGGTGTCAAGTACCTATTTACAATTCTGGTAAGATAAAGCAAGGTCAGCACGTTATCATAAAATTGGATAATTATCCTTATAGAGAATGGGGTTCACTGAAAGGAAAAGTAAAAACAATTTCGGAAGTTCCTAAAGTTGGCGAAAACCAAGGTTATGTTGTGTATGTACAAGTGGACGACTTGATTACTTCTTATGGAAAAACTTTGGAATTTAAGCAAGAAATGCACGGCAACGCCAAAATTATATTAGCCGAAGTTTCTCTTATACAACGGATTTTTTACCAGTTTAGGGAACTTTGGGAAAACATAGGGTGATGGTTAAGAATTCCAATAAATATCGATCAAAAGACCTAGGCTTAGTTATCAGGGGCGTGATATTGTCTTTTCTGATTACCAATTCCTTTGCTCAAGAAGCACCATCTCTAAAGGACACCATTAAGTTGGATGTCAATCACATTTTTAATCAACCTTATGATTATATAATGGACTTGGAGGATGAGGCGTTTGAAAATATTGACCTAAACAAACTCCGCAAATTAACTGATATACATATTCGTAAGGCCAAGCTTGAGGCCAATCCTTTGGAGATGGTTAATGGGTATTATTATCGCACAATTACAGAGGTGCCAGAAATTGCAATAAATTATTCGGACTCCATAATTTTAGCGACCAAATATAGTAACCATCCAGAGCATCCTACCTTCGGCTATATTCTTAAAGCTATAATTTATTATGATAAAGGTGATTATCAGCGAGCGCTGCAGAATTATATAATAGCGTATAATCTTGCCGTGGAAAAGAAAAATTTCACCGATCAACTTACCAGCTCTATGGCTATAGCTGCAATTAGAAATTTAAACGGGCAACCGCATGCCGCTGCCGATATTTATACAAGATCATTAAAATTATTACAAAAGGAGAAGGATTACAAATACAGCAATTATAAGGATTATATCATGTTAATGCACAATCTTTCTCTCGCACACCTAAGGTTATCTCAATTAGATTCTGCTCGTTATTATTTGACAATGGGTATCGGAAAAGCGATTTCAGAAAATGACTCCTTGGAGTATCGTGATTTAATTTTAGTTGGCGCCCAGTTGGATTATTATGAAAATAATTTTCAAAAAGCCAAGGACTCCCTTATAAAATATACAGATGAATTAGAAGGGAATAGTAAAGCGGTGAAATTCTATTACCTCGGTAAAATTGCTCAAAATACAGGAAACGATGCATTGGCCATTACCTATTTCCAGCAAATTGATTCAATTGTAGAGAGGACGAAAAGACCATTTGATAAAGTTAAAGATGTTTATCAGCAATTAATTCTTCACTACGGACTTCAAGGAAATCAGCAACGGGAAATAGAATCAATTGAAAAGTTGATTTATTACGATAGTTTGATTACTTCAGAACATAGAGGGGTTATAGAGCAGGCGACTGTTGCTTACGACATCCCTTATCTTAAATTCCAGAAAAGGAAAGTAGAGGAAGAGCTCAAAGCTAAAAGTATATGGATTGTGATATTAGGGGTAGTCGCAGGAGTTGGGGTACTTATGGCCCCCTATTTCTACATTAGGGCCCGAACTACGAAACTGAAAGTAAAACGAATGCTCGACGGTACCAGTCCGCTTAAAACCTTTTCTAAAGAAGTGGGAACCCATCCCGAATCTGTTCCCAAAGAAATACGGAATGAATTGTTGTTGAAATTAGATGCGTTTGAGAAGTCGGATCTCTATTTAAAAAAAGATTTGGATATGGCCCAATTGGCACTGGAGATGGACACCAACACTTCTTATTTGTCAACGATTATCAATCATTATAAAGGAATGAGTTTCCCTAAATATATCAAAGATTTAAAAATTTCTATCGCGATAGAAAGACTTTCTAAAGACCCAGAATTATTGAAATTCAACTATCAAGGATTGGCAGAGACCTTTGGATTCAAAACCGGGGAATCATTTTCTAAAGCTTTTTATTCAAGGACCGGGATATATCCTTCCAAATTATTAAAAGAATTAAAAAATCGAGAAAATGCACGTCATTTATAAATGGCGACCAAATTTTTTAGGAAATTTTAGCAATTCACGGTAAATTAAACTAATAAGTAATTGTGTAACCTTTTAATAAATAATGTCATGAGAAAAAAAATGGAAGAGTTTAAAAGTAGAGCTTTAAAGGACCTTACCAAGATAAAAGGTGGTGGTGAAGATGGACCAATAGATACGGATAAAATAAGAAGACCAGGGAGAAAGCGCAAAAATTAATTAGGTCATTTAATTGATTTATTTGGTTTTAATTTTGATTAAATAAGGATAGAAATCATGGTAAAATACATGTTGTTATTGTGTGGTGCATTTATCACTCTTATGTCTTGTAATCAAAATAAGACGGAAAAGATATGGATCTATCCGCAACTAGAACTTAGTCCTAAAATTGAAGAATATTTTGGGACTAAGGTTTTGGATGATTATCATCAATTATCTGATTTAAAGGAACCAAAAATTCAAATATGGCTTAATGCACAGGATTCAATGGCCGAATCATACTTTTTAAAAAATGACCTTTTAGTAAATTATCGGAAGAGATTTCATAACCTGCAGGACAGAACCGTTGGCGATATCAGTCTATTAAGAGTCAGTGAATTAAGTCAGTATTTTTATTTGCGATACGATGCACTGAAAGAGATTGACGTTCTGTTTTTTAAGGAAGGTTTGTCCGAGCAAGAGTTTGAAGTGTATAATCCTTCTATAGATTACCCAGAAAACCCAAACATAACATATTTAGAGCCATCTTTTGACGGAAATAAAATAGCACTAGGGCTCGATTCCAAAGGGGAGTTTACCACCACAATCATAATTTATGACCTGGAAAGTAAAAAGGTTTTAAAAGAGATAATAACAAATATTAACCCAGACTTTGGCGGAATTGAATGGTTGCCGGATAGTTCAGGCTTCATATATCTATATTTTCCAAACATAGATCCATCCAAACCGAACTATAAAAAAGAGTCCTATTCTGTAATTCATTTTCTAGGAGATAATCCTGAGAAAAGGACTCCGATTTTCGGGATGGAAGAATCCTATAAAATTCCAGCGGATAATTATCCGAAAGTGAAGACTGGCTCGAGCTTGGATAAATATATCATTGCATATTCTGCAAAATCAGGTGATTTTTATAACAGTTTTATTGCTTCTTATAAAGATGTGAAGATGGGTATACCAAATTGGAAACCTTTCTATACTACAAAGGAAAATATATATTATGATCAGGGAGAAGTAAGAGGTAAGTACTTTATTTACAGAAGGGCCACTCCAAACGGAAATGAAATTTGCCAAGTCGATATCCAAAATGTAAACTTTGATAGTCCAATAATTTTAGCAAAGGGAAGTGGTGATAATCCCATTACCAAATTTGAAGTAACAAAAGACTATATATACTTTATTAGAGAAAAATTTGGAGTGGAAGTTTCGTTATTTAAAATTAATGAAAATAGTATTGAGACTCAACTAACTCTACCATTTGTTCCCGGTTATGCATCCTTCTTTGGGGAATCTATCACCCATAATAGAATTGGGGTGGAATTGGATGGTTGGACCTCTGACTACGTTAGATACGATATTGATTTAAAAGGGAATCTTACCAAAGAGGGTTTGAATAAAACCACATTATTTCCCGAATATGAGAACCTGATTACCGAACAGGTTATGGTTGTTTCGCATGATGGAGAAGAAGTACCGTTATCCTTAGTTTATCGAAAAGATATGGAGTTAGAATCCAAAAATGAAGTGTTTGTGTACGTATATGGTGCATATGGTATAAGTATGAGTCCGTTTTTTTCTCCCATATTTCTGGATTGGGCGGAACAAGGAGGCATCCTTGCATTTCCCCATGTCCGTGGGGGAGGGGAAAAAGGAAAGGATTGGCACCTTCAAGGAATGAAAGGTGTAAAAAGTAATTCATGGAATGATTTAATTTCATGTGCAGAATTCCTAGTTGA
Encoded here:
- a CDS encoding DNA polymerase III subunit alpha; this encodes MYINCHSYYSLRYGVLSVSQLLELAKLNGVNEMALTDINSTSACLEFIKEAPMYGIRPIVGADVRNVNDRCYVSLAKNNGGFLELNQFLTKHLHTGTKFPEVPPSFQNVISIIPFEKVLEYEMESFAPDWYIGISVAELNKLKFSRLKEFRNKLVLLQPVTFCKQTHMNIHRLLRCVDHNIVLSKLPESEQGSKKDRMYPISELYELFEGFEGILDNTKRVMGQCSVRFNFDEERENQNQTTYLDSSGEDFDLLLALVNERKHTRYKVLTKQITDRIKRELDAIQQMDFVSYFLINYDILQYAIKNDYPYIGRGSGANSVVAYILGITNVDPIELDLYFERFINSYRSSPPDFDIDFSWKDRDDVTRYIFERFPYTALMGTYVTFQYRAVVRELGKVFGLPKAEIDDFLKGNNLHSKNDHYFKLVAKYGQLIHGFPNYLSVHSGGIVITKQPVQAYCATFMPPKGFQTLQIDMHIAEKVGIFKFDILAQRGLSKIKDAIELVRTNQPNAKLKDLNDTDFFKNDPAINNLLKTGDCMGVFYVESPAMRTLMTRLQTQGYLGLVAASSIIRPGVTNGGMKNAYIERHRFPEKRTEAHPVLLAIMADTYGVMVYQEDVLKVAHYFAGLSLAEADVLRRGMSGKGRSKEQFDALEKKFYENCKDKGYEPKVIVEVWDQIKAFAGYAFAKGHSASYAVESYQSLYLKKYFPLEFMTSVLNNGGGFYNYDTYINEILRCGGMVENPCINHSDHGNTIKGKTVYLGFGIVKNLEHRCIQRILNERQLYGDFKDFNDFLERCRIGLEQLMLLIRINAFRLFEPNKQRLMWNAHMDENSIRSKSPQPQLFKPKRINYNLPVLKGDSIIDAYDNLELMGFTLQNNFSLIRPGKYPITLEKDFKHNVGKRITIVGKLVTSKTTKTSKGDHMAFSTFLDLEGICFDSVQFPKIRAKYALKGIGIYWIKGMVTEDLGYYAITTEELYRVPVIPDPRYSEEQKTQKNI
- a CDS encoding alpha/beta fold hydrolase, whose protein sequence is MPFITNTNAKEQVDIFYEDYGEGQPVILIHGWPLSHKSWEQQVWKIVEEGFRCIAYDRRGFGTSSSPWGPYDYSALASDLNSIIKELDLKDCVLVGFSMGGGEVVRYLTNFGTDRIAKVALISSIIPLVKKKDDNPDGVPQDALNGIIDNLQSDRVGFLKEFSKGFYNFEDNKDKVSQAQLDYDFIVASFASPRATIETALAWMDTDFRPELKNVNVPTLIVHGDADQTVPIKTSGKQAAEGITDNRYEVIEGAPHGLNVTHADELNEILISFLKE
- a CDS encoding peptidase domain-containing ABC transporter — its product is MFAFTTFPNYRQLDQMDCGPTCLKIIAKHYGRELRLDYLRRISSLENEGVSMSGLSDAMVTIGLDAIGIRTNLKELVNDVPLPAVAHWENNHFLVVYKTTKKSIYVSDPAIGLARYGYTEFMEKWASKNGKGILLLAEPTHIFKEFNDENVSYSGIAFLKRYLLPFKDYIGQLFLGIFLASIIQLLLPFLTQSLVDYGIDYGNLNFIHLIVIAQIFLFLTILASEIIRDWLLLHMSTQINISMVSDFLDKILLLPIAYFDSKSTGDFMQRIYDHHRIDEFLGGRSLSIIFDLFSILVFAVVLGYFDIEILVIFLIGTSLFMGWTLLYLKRKALLDHQLFNLNRREQSLLLQMITAVREIRLNGSERRRKLEWKKLQIRLYSLKIKILRADQVQLKGGSLFNEMTNILIIFWSAKAVVYGEITLGAMLAIQFIVGSLSIPIANTLDFIVGLQRATLSLKRLSEIHSQELDIMSHGDTSALELGDIIITGLDFRYGERTAQKVLHNIHATIPKNRVTAIVGPSGSGKTTLLKILLKIYQPNNGNILIGKENLKYVSPKIWIAHCGAVLQDSMLFNDTLERNITESNSNRPTNRKLLREAVQMANLTELVENLPLGYNTRIGHWGNTLSGGEKQRMLIARAIYNNPDYLFFDEATSALDAKSEMMITKNLKSFYSGKTVILVAHRLSTVRNADQILVMDKGRIVEQGHHHELLKRKGRYYDLISNQL
- a CDS encoding HlyD family secretion protein, giving the protein MEDRDNYPYEENAYIKRKPTWMIRRGIAMVFVFFVMVMMFASLFSYNESINTSLVLTTEDPPVHLRAKQIGRILDINNSPNDIVSKGDILGVLENTGNVQHIMKLKQKLTSEQPKFLDFELFKNQFPTHLNLGNQIRPLYNDFLNAYRDLLLYQNLNDEELKESELEQRYQGQNNTIENKRYEIQVLQRDLEISRTDYERYNGLFEKGVISLQELERTEKLYLNVQRQFSNLIQELSQLQIEQSWLKNNLLLFQNSKSKNNSAHTSKLESEKQELLAVLKEWEDMYLLRSPISGRVSFLDVWAKHQNIEEGQVIFTIVPMDKQKLLGRCQVPIYNSGKIKQGQHVIIKLDNYPYREWGSLKGKVKTISEVPKVGENQGYVVYVQVDDLITSYGKTLEFKQEMHGNAKIILAEVSLIQRIFYQFRELWENIG
- a CDS encoding AraC family transcriptional regulator; this translates as MVKNSNKYRSKDLGLVIRGVILSFLITNSFAQEAPSLKDTIKLDVNHIFNQPYDYIMDLEDEAFENIDLNKLRKLTDIHIRKAKLEANPLEMVNGYYYRTITEVPEIAINYSDSIILATKYSNHPEHPTFGYILKAIIYYDKGDYQRALQNYIIAYNLAVEKKNFTDQLTSSMAIAAIRNLNGQPHAAADIYTRSLKLLQKEKDYKYSNYKDYIMLMHNLSLAHLRLSQLDSARYYLTMGIGKAISENDSLEYRDLILVGAQLDYYENNFQKAKDSLIKYTDELEGNSKAVKFYYLGKIAQNTGNDALAITYFQQIDSIVERTKRPFDKVKDVYQQLILHYGLQGNQQREIESIEKLIYYDSLITSEHRGVIEQATVAYDIPYLKFQKRKVEEELKAKSIWIVILGVVAGVGVLMAPYFYIRARTTKLKVKRMLDGTSPLKTFSKEVGTHPESVPKEIRNELLLKLDAFEKSDLYLKKDLDMAQLALEMDTNTSYLSTIINHYKGMSFPKYIKDLKISIAIERLSKDPELLKFNYQGLAETFGFKTGESFSKAFYSRTGIYPSKLLKELKNRENARHL
- a CDS encoding prolyl oligopeptidase family serine peptidase; translation: MVKYMLLLCGAFITLMSCNQNKTEKIWIYPQLELSPKIEEYFGTKVLDDYHQLSDLKEPKIQIWLNAQDSMAESYFLKNDLLVNYRKRFHNLQDRTVGDISLLRVSELSQYFYLRYDALKEIDVLFFKEGLSEQEFEVYNPSIDYPENPNITYLEPSFDGNKIALGLDSKGEFTTTIIIYDLESKKVLKEIITNINPDFGGIEWLPDSSGFIYLYFPNIDPSKPNYKKESYSVIHFLGDNPEKRTPIFGMEESYKIPADNYPKVKTGSSLDKYIIAYSAKSGDFYNSFIASYKDVKMGIPNWKPFYTTKENIYYDQGEVRGKYFIYRRATPNGNEICQVDIQNVNFDSPIILAKGSGDNPITKFEVTKDYIYFIREKFGVEVSLFKINENSIETQLTLPFVPGYASFFGESITHNRIGVELDGWTSDYVRYDIDLKGNLTKEGLNKTTLFPEYENLITEQVMVVSHDGEEVPLSLVYRKDMELESKNEVFVYVYGAYGISMSPFFSPIFLDWAEQGGILAFPHVRGGGEKGKDWHLQGMKGVKSNSWNDLISCAEFLVENRYTKKGLIALYTNSAGGITAGMAVNERPELFSSFIAEVPRMNPFGLESATSSSSTSYMEYGTVKDSLEFLGLVEMDPYLNLTPKTKYPATLLMPSSNDDRIPLWDSAKYIAKLQHFNTANTPIILDINYKSGHENSAGYDAEIESYARIFSFAKLNMQR